ACTTATCAGTTATCAGAAAAGTGGGAATATGGTACCATGGTTAAAAGGGGCTGAATAGAAACGGTGTCGAACGAAATTCAGTATAAAATTTGGACAGTCTGCATGATTCAAGACGGTGATTATATATTGCTAATAGATAGACAACATGATGATTTCAAAGGATACATACCTCCTGGGGGCAAGGTTGACTTTCCTGAAAGTATTGTTGAGGGTGCGATTCGGGAAGTGAAAGAAGAAACAGGTCTGGATGTTAAGAACCTAATGTATAAAGGACTTTATGAATACGTAAATCCAATATCCAAAGCTCGATACATGATGTTTAACTATTTAACGAAGGATTTTTCGGGGGAGCTTCTTCAAAATCCTCCAGAAGGAAGACTCGTTTGGGTAAAAGTTGATGAAGCATTGAATCTGCCCATGCAAGAATCGATTAAACGAAGGTTCCCTTTATTTTTTGAGGAAGGGACCTTTGAAATCCAAGTTGTTTGGGATCATGAAAAGAATAGGGAAGCAAGTTTTTCAATTAAACATACATAAGATGGAGGGCTTCAATTGAATCAATTAAAAAAATTAAATGAAATTTATGATGAAATACATAAGCAGTTTGTTGAGGTTAGTAAACTTAGCTGGACCCAGTATACAGCGGGATATGATTTTGGTGTTCAAGAAGCGTATGAAAAAGCTGTGGAGAAATTAAAAGATAAGAAGAATTATGAGGCTATTCAATCGTGTCTTGAGTTAGAACTATCTCCAGTCGATTCACGAAGAGTGGAAATTGTACAGAATATGTTTCAGCCTTATCACCTTTCTAAAGAGCTAAATACATTAGATAGTGAAATTAAAAGAAAAGTGAATGAGCTATCAAAGGTCCTCAATACATTTCGCTATTCTTTTAATGGTCAAACAGTTTCATCTGTTGACCTTAGCCAGATACTTAGCAGCAATCCTGATCGAGAAATGCGAAAGAAAGCTTATTTTGCTAGAAATCAAATTAATAAAGCTATGATCGATGCAGGTTTTCTTGATTTACTTGAATTAAGAAAAGAATATGCAAAAGCTTATGGGTCTGAAAACTTTGTGACGCACATGCTTGAAAAAAATGAATTGGATCCTTCAACGTTTGAAGGATGGAAAGAACAGCTTCATGAGAGCTTGCCGAAAATGAATCAGGCTCGCACTAGGTTTGCCCAAGAATACTTAAAAGATGACCAGATTATGCCTTGGGACGAGGCATATATTGATTCAAAGGTTGCACCGTCTCTAAATAAACAAGTGGATATGTCTGAATACTATACAAATATTCAAGAGTTATTCAATATCTTTGATATCGACATCTCAAAATTTAATATCACCTATGATATCTTCCCAAGAGCTAATAAATCAGAATGGGGATACAATTTCCCAGTTGAAACCGCAAAAGACTCACGAATTTTAGCCAATGTAAAAAATAGATATTTTGAATACGGGGTTTTACTTCATGAAACCGGGCATGCAGTACACTCGTTTCTTTTAGATCCTGAAGAAAAGATTTTAAATAAAGGAGTAAGTGGAATTATTAGCGAGGGTATCGCTAACCTATTCCAGGGATTCCTATACAGTCCAGTCTTTTATGAAAAGTTTTTTGAAGACAAGAACACGGTAGAAAGACAGTTTACTAACTTAAAAGAATATAAGAAGTTAAACTCACTACGGGCTGTCAACCGAATTTTCCTTGACCATAAAATGTATACCACCAAGCTAAACTCCTTGGATGATGTACATCAATTATACTGGAATAATCAAAAGGAACTTTTAGATGAAAATCCTTTTGACATGGATCCACCATGGGCTTATATTATTCACTTTACGACGCATCCTATTTACCTTCACAACTATTTTATGGGAGACGTCACTTGTGAAATGTTATCCAAGGTCTTCGAACGTAAATTTGATGCATCTATGGTTGAAAAACCTAAAGAATTTGGCCAATTCTTAATAAATGAAGTGATTAAGCCATCAGGAACATACAAATATAATGATTTATTTAAGAAGATTAGTGGAGAAGAGTTTTCTCTAAAGTATATGCTTGACTAAAGAATGAGCCCCATTCCAGCAAACTTGTGTGGAATGGGGCTTTTGCCATCTCGTCAACCAACAGCTTCTCATAAAATATATCAAAAAGTGTAGGATGTGATCATAATGAGAAGACAAAGAAGAAAATCTAGGTGTATTTTCCCTGGGTACAGATGGTGCGGTCCTGGATGTGGTGGACCTGGGGCTCCTACTAATGACGTGGATGCATGTTGTATGAGGCATGACCTTTGTTATCAAAGAGGAGGATTAAGAAAAAGATGTGACCTAGAATTTATGGATTGTCTTCGTTCAAAGATAGACCGACGGACAACTAAAGGTAGACAAGCAAGTTTGATGTATAATGTTATGAAAATAAAGTCAGTATTTACTCCGCGTTAATTGTGAATATGGACAAACGCTATTCCGCTCTCCACATAAATATTCTCCAATAAATTTTATTTAAAAACCATTGACCTTCACGCTACGTTAAAGTGTACAGTTAAGTTGTCAGGAGGTGATGATCATGGAATATACCATTCAAAAGCTTGGGAAGTTAGCAGGAGTCAGTACAAGAACTCTTCGGTACTATGATGAAATTGGAATTCTGAAGCCGGCCAGAATCAATTCGTCAGGCTACCGAATTTATGGTCAAGATGAAGTAGATAAGCTCCAACAAATATTATTTTACAAAGAACTAGGAGTTCGTCTAGACCAAATCAAACAAATAGTGAATGATCCAGATTTTAATGGAACCCAAGCACTCCAAGAGCATCTAACACAACTCCTCGACAAACGAAGGCAGTTAGATTTACTCATCGCCAATGTTAAGAAGACAGTGGCGGCAAAGGAAGGGAGAATTACGATGTCTGACAAAGAAAAGTTTGAGGGCTTTAAGCAAAAACTAATAGATGATAATGAAAAGCAATATGGAGAAGAAGTACGTGAAAAATACGGCGATGATGTGGTCAATCGCTCAAATGCAAAACTTAAGAACATGACAGAAGAGCAGTATGATGAGGCTAACAGACTTGCTGAAGAGATTCACACAACACTAGCGGAAGCGTTTAAGGGTGGGGACCCTTCAAGTGAATTGGCTCAAA
The genomic region above belongs to Bacillus carboniphilus and contains:
- a CDS encoding MerR family transcriptional regulator; this encodes MEYTIQKLGKLAGVSTRTLRYYDEIGILKPARINSSGYRIYGQDEVDKLQQILFYKELGVRLDQIKQIVNDPDFNGTQALQEHLTQLLDKRRQLDLLIANVKKTVAAKEGRITMSDKEKFEGFKQKLIDDNEKQYGEEVREKYGDDVVNRSNAKLKNMTEEQYDEANRLAEEIHTTLAEAFKGGDPSSELAQKAAELHKKWLMFYWPQYSKEAHAGLAQMYVDDERFTAYYDKEEPGTAEFLRDAIHIYTGMTQ
- a CDS encoding 8-oxo-dGTP diphosphatase; translated protein: MSNEIQYKIWTVCMIQDGDYILLIDRQHDDFKGYIPPGGKVDFPESIVEGAIREVKEETGLDVKNLMYKGLYEYVNPISKARYMMFNYLTKDFSGELLQNPPEGRLVWVKVDEALNLPMQESIKRRFPLFFEEGTFEIQVVWDHEKNREASFSIKHT
- a CDS encoding M3 family metallopeptidase, which codes for MNQLKKLNEIYDEIHKQFVEVSKLSWTQYTAGYDFGVQEAYEKAVEKLKDKKNYEAIQSCLELELSPVDSRRVEIVQNMFQPYHLSKELNTLDSEIKRKVNELSKVLNTFRYSFNGQTVSSVDLSQILSSNPDREMRKKAYFARNQINKAMIDAGFLDLLELRKEYAKAYGSENFVTHMLEKNELDPSTFEGWKEQLHESLPKMNQARTRFAQEYLKDDQIMPWDEAYIDSKVAPSLNKQVDMSEYYTNIQELFNIFDIDISKFNITYDIFPRANKSEWGYNFPVETAKDSRILANVKNRYFEYGVLLHETGHAVHSFLLDPEEKILNKGVSGIISEGIANLFQGFLYSPVFYEKFFEDKNTVERQFTNLKEYKKLNSLRAVNRIFLDHKMYTTKLNSLDDVHQLYWNNQKELLDENPFDMDPPWAYIIHFTTHPIYLHNYFMGDVTCEMLSKVFERKFDASMVEKPKEFGQFLINEVIKPSGTYKYNDLFKKISGEEFSLKYMLD
- a CDS encoding Parvovirus coat protein VP1-like protein, yielding MRRQRRKSRCIFPGYRWCGPGCGGPGAPTNDVDACCMRHDLCYQRGGLRKRCDLEFMDCLRSKIDRRTTKGRQASLMYNVMKIKSVFTPR